From one Aggregicoccus sp. 17bor-14 genomic stretch:
- a CDS encoding polyprenyl synthetase family protein, producing MAVSTSPQPLEGTPPALPPVHSWLLHVQAQVEEALDEVLHLPDEECLDPRWAGALAQVRSYALRPAKRLRPALLVAGYALARDDGQVPPGLWRFAAALELLHTFLLIHDDVADRADLRRGGPALHRMLAPGRAGEDLAVVLGDHLFARSLEVMLSSGLPGAARTSRYYLGVCRHTAAGQYLDLDLGRLPLAHVGLWRTLKVAHLKTARYGFCAPLVCGAMLAGAASPLEGRALLASLERVGRQVGRAYQLRDDLLGLFGDASLSGKPGEGDFQQGKRTYPVVAAYVRASAPERAELERLWALPAEEKDAEALARARGLVEKCGGLAACERAVALASRSGQRTLERLPEAGGMRQLLTELVGRLARRVA from the coding sequence ATGGCTGTCTCGACCTCTCCGCAGCCTCTCGAAGGGACGCCCCCGGCCCTGCCGCCCGTGCACAGCTGGCTGCTGCACGTGCAGGCGCAGGTGGAGGAGGCCCTGGACGAGGTGCTGCACCTGCCGGACGAGGAGTGCCTCGATCCGCGCTGGGCGGGGGCGCTCGCGCAGGTGCGCAGCTATGCCCTGCGCCCGGCGAAGCGCCTGCGGCCCGCGCTGCTGGTGGCGGGCTACGCGCTCGCGCGCGACGACGGGCAGGTGCCCCCGGGGCTGTGGCGCTTCGCGGCGGCGCTCGAGCTGCTGCACACCTTCCTCCTCATCCACGACGACGTGGCGGACCGCGCGGACCTGCGCCGCGGCGGGCCTGCCCTGCACAGGATGTTGGCGCCCGGTCGCGCCGGGGAGGACCTGGCCGTGGTGCTGGGCGACCACCTCTTCGCCCGCTCGCTGGAGGTGATGCTCTCCTCGGGGCTGCCGGGCGCGGCGCGCACCAGCCGCTACTACCTGGGCGTGTGCCGGCACACGGCCGCGGGCCAGTACCTGGACCTGGACCTCGGCCGGCTGCCGCTCGCGCACGTGGGGCTGTGGCGCACGCTGAAGGTGGCCCACCTGAAGACGGCCCGCTACGGCTTCTGCGCGCCGCTGGTGTGCGGCGCGATGCTCGCGGGCGCGGCGAGCCCGCTCGAGGGCCGCGCGCTGCTCGCCTCGCTCGAGCGCGTGGGGCGCCAGGTGGGCCGCGCCTACCAGCTGCGCGACGACCTGCTCGGCCTCTTCGGGGACGCGAGCCTCAGCGGCAAGCCGGGGGAGGGGGACTTCCAGCAGGGCAAGCGCACCTACCCGGTGGTGGCGGCGTACGTGCGCGCGAGCGCGCCCGAGCGCGCCGAGCTCGAGCGGCTGTGGGCGCTGCCCGCCGAGGAGAAGGACGCGGAGGCGCTCGCGCGGGCGCGCGGCCTGGTGGAGAAGTGCGGCGGGCTCGCCGCGTGCGAGCGCGCGGTGGCGCTCGCGAGCCGCAGCGGCCAGCGCACCCTGGAGCGCCTGCCCGAGGCGGGCGGGATGCGGCAGCTGCTCACCGAGCTGGTGGGCCGGCTCGCCCGGCGCGTGGCGTGA